The bacterium sequence CTCGACTTCAAGCTTGAGCTGTCCCAAGTTCATCTCCGGAACGACAAATGCCTTTGCATAGTCTGCGATATCCCTGATCCGCTTTTCCGGAAATGGCCAGACTGTCCTCAAGCGAATGTGACCAACTTTTTTGCCTTCTTTGCGCATTCCCTGGGCAACGTTTAGCGCCGCCCTGCCGGATACTCCGAAGCTGACAAGACATACCTCGCAATCGTCCAGCCCCCACTCTTCGTAATCCTCCATCTCATGTGCGTGGATTTCGATTTTGCGCGTAAGCCGCGTCGTGAATGCGGAAATCTCTTCAGCCTTGCTCGTAAAGAATCCGCGCTCTCCGTGTACCAGTCCCGTGTAATACGGATGCAGTTTGGACCCCAGGTTTGCCAGTGCGGGAATAAGCGATTCGTCCGTCACCATCGGCCTGTAATCGGGCGTATCCTCGTCCGCAACCTTGCGCTCGGCGATTTGGAGCTCGGCCGCAGTACGCATAACGACCTTTTCGCGGATATGGCCGACCACCGCATCAGAAAGCACCGTAACCGGAACGCGGTATTTCTCGGAGTAACTGAAAGCCTTCGCCGTCAGGTCATACATCTCCTGTGCGCTCGCCGGAGCCACCGCCACCGCCGGATGGTCGCTGTGCGTGCCCCATTTCGCCTGCATCAAGTCGCCCTGCCCGGTGGCGGTAGGCTGCCCGGTGGACGGACCGCAACGCTGAACGTTGATTATTACGACTGGAATTTCGGAGACGCAGGCGTAGCCTATATTCTCCATCATCAGGCTGTATCCCGGCCCGCTGGTCGCCGTGCACGACTTCACTCCCGCCATCGACGCGCCGATAATCGCCGCGATCGAGGCGATTTCGTCCTCCATCTGGATGAACTTTCCGCCTTCCTGGGGCAGCCGCGACGACATAATCTCGGCGATTTCGGTGGAAGGTGTTATA is a genomic window containing:
- a CDS encoding 2-oxoacid:acceptor oxidoreductase subunit alpha; the encoded protein is MTENKPVVRLLQGNEACAEGAIAAGCRFYAGYPITPSTEIAEIMSSRLPQEGGKFIQMEDEIASIAAIIGASMAGVKSCTATSGPGYSLMMENIGYACVSEIPVVIINVQRCGPSTGQPTATGQGDLMQAKWGTHSDHPAVAVAPASAQEMYDLTAKAFSYSEKYRVPVTVLSDAVVGHIREKVVMRTAAELQIAERKVADEDTPDYRPMVTDESLIPALANLGSKLHPYYTGLVHGERGFFTSKAEEISAFTTRLTRKIEIHAHEMEDYEEWGLDDCEVCLVSFGVSGRAALNVAQGMRKEGKKVGHIRLRTVWPFPEKRIRDIADYAKAFVVPEMNLGQLKLEVERSVCGKAAVYGVNNVTGSLLTTAEIYECIRKVI